A genomic window from Oculatellaceae cyanobacterium includes:
- the phnE gene encoding phosphonate ABC transporter, permease protein PhnE — MNWFFNQKLKIKNSQLLQIYTWLSRLVILFIIIAVYTWALQGLKVDVALLKDSWPYVTDFISRLWPPNLEVIDLAIEALIETVQMSLWGTTIGAIISLPIAVCSAHNLAPLWLRWVASFLQNAVRSIPSIILGLIFVAATGLGAPAGTLALGIYTIGYLAKFYQEAIESVDPRSIESLEVSGASWIQVAQYGIFPQVIPLGLGYTLYMFEYNIRAASVLGVVGAGGIGFELVNYIRGFEYTKATTMMLVLLVVVTIIDALSSQLRSKLEKI; from the coding sequence ATGAATTGGTTTTTTAATCAAAAACTTAAAATTAAAAACTCACAATTATTACAAATTTATACTTGGCTTAGTCGCTTAGTAATACTATTTATTATAATTGCCGTCTATACTTGGGCATTACAAGGCTTAAAAGTTGACGTTGCTTTGCTCAAAGATAGTTGGCCTTATGTTACAGATTTTATCTCACGTCTGTGGCCACCCAATTTAGAAGTTATTGATCTAGCCATCGAAGCTTTAATTGAAACAGTACAAATGTCTTTATGGGGAACTACAATCGGGGCAATTATTTCTTTACCTATTGCTGTTTGTTCCGCCCATAACTTAGCTCCTCTTTGGCTACGCTGGGTAGCTAGTTTTTTACAAAATGCTGTCCGGTCTATCCCATCAATTATATTAGGGTTAATTTTTGTAGCTGCTACTGGACTCGGCGCACCAGCAGGAACTTTAGCTTTAGGTATCTATACGATCGGTTATCTGGCGAAGTTTTATCAAGAAGCGATCGAATCAGTAGATCCACGCTCAATAGAATCTTTAGAAGTTAGCGGTGCATCTTGGATACAAGTTGCTCAATACGGCATTTTTCCTCAAGTTATACCATTAGGACTCGGCTACACATTGTATATGTTTGAATACAATATTCGCGCTGCTTCTGTACTAGGTGTAGTAGGTGCGGGTGGTATTGGTTTTGAGTTAGTTAATTATATTCGTGGCTTTGAGTACACCAAAGCAACCACTATGATGCTGGTATTGTTGGTTGTTGTCACGATTATTGATGCTTTAAGTAGTCAACTACGTTCAAAGTTGGAGAAAATTTAG
- the phnD gene encoding phosphate/phosphite/phosphonate ABC transporter substrate-binding protein, which translates to MSNKILFSAGAAVVALTSLAVDTVQQMPKAIAQRVDQQAIAHHTPSHRVQGELAQAQTLKIAFPNRGEATEAQRKADAVANFLSQQLKMPVEAVVSDETAAVEALRANRVDVAFLSSRPALKAQQLAGARLALAEVRPGYSGGHTYRSVMVVRKNSPLRTQATPKATLAQLRGKRMAFASKTSGSGYIVPTGQFVGFGFVPNPDRYRNFFKQVTYGDGYSSALKAVLRGQADVGAVSEYALGEPYITKAEASQLRVLYYVGGVPAHGIAIDNDVSATTRNKIVQAMLKLNQPANNKLLKDLTNATKLVSINHDQHLARMRSALKQAKIAP; encoded by the coding sequence GTGAGCAATAAAATCTTATTTAGTGCTGGTGCTGCTGTAGTTGCACTGACAAGTTTAGCAGTTGATACTGTGCAGCAAATGCCAAAAGCGATCGCACAGCGTGTAGATCAACAGGCGATCGCACATCATACTCCTAGCCATCGGGTGCAAGGTGAACTCGCTCAAGCTCAAACTCTCAAAATCGCTTTCCCTAATCGCGGTGAAGCAACAGAAGCACAACGCAAAGCTGACGCTGTTGCTAATTTTCTCTCACAACAACTGAAAATGCCTGTGGAGGCAGTAGTCTCAGATGAAACTGCTGCGGTGGAAGCTTTGAGGGCTAATCGTGTAGACGTAGCGTTTCTTAGCAGCCGTCCCGCCCTTAAAGCTCAACAATTAGCTGGTGCGCGTTTGGCTTTAGCAGAAGTACGTCCTGGTTACTCTGGCGGGCATACTTATAGATCTGTAATGGTGGTGCGTAAAAATAGCCCGTTACGCACTCAGGCAACACCGAAAGCAACGCTGGCACAACTGCGTGGTAAAAGAATGGCGTTTGCTTCTAAAACTTCGGGTTCAGGATATATTGTTCCAACAGGACAGTTTGTAGGATTTGGATTTGTACCTAATCCAGACCGCTATCGAAATTTCTTTAAGCAGGTTACTTATGGTGATGGTTACAGCAGTGCCTTAAAAGCTGTGCTACGCGGTCAAGCTGATGTTGGCGCTGTGTCAGAATATGCTTTGGGTGAACCGTATATCACTAAAGCAGAAGCCAGCCAGTTAAGAGTTCTCTACTATGTCGGTGGTGTACCTGCTCATGGTATTGCTATTGATAATGATGTTTCAGCTACTACACGGAACAAGATTGTTCAGGCAATGTTGAAATTAAATCAGCCTGCTAACAATAAACTACTGAAAGATCTCACAAATGCTACTAAGTTGGTGTCAATTAACCACGATCAGCATTTAGCGCGGATGCGTAGCGCGTTGAAACAAGCCAAGATTGCTCCTTAA
- a CDS encoding ATP-binding cassette domain-containing protein — translation MQSAIECEKLETAYAVSLGRPILNQINCTINPGEFVCLLGLNGAGKSTLLRAMIGLVPLKQGVIRINGVTMTPRSLTQTRRDLGMLFQGGGLIRQLPAIENVLCGRLGELPTWKTFWGFPKQDRRLAIDLLTRLGLQDQIYQKTGQLSGGQQQRVAIARALIQSPKILLADEPITGLDVMAARQVMDILSKLHQEQGMTVVVVLHDLALAAAYAERAIILDAGRVVYDGNCDRLHDQFSQVLIH, via the coding sequence ATGCAATCTGCAATTGAGTGTGAAAAATTGGAGACAGCTTATGCTGTCTCTCTTGGTCGTCCGATACTAAACCAGATTAATTGCACAATTAATCCAGGGGAGTTTGTTTGTTTATTAGGGCTAAATGGTGCGGGTAAGTCTACCTTATTAAGGGCGATGATTGGCTTAGTACCACTAAAGCAGGGAGTTATTCGCATTAATGGTGTGACAATGACTCCCCGCAGTCTTACTCAAACTCGCCGAGATTTGGGAATGTTGTTTCAGGGAGGAGGGTTGATTCGTCAACTTCCTGCCATAGAAAATGTCTTGTGTGGACGTTTGGGTGAGTTACCGACCTGGAAAACTTTTTGGGGTTTTCCTAAACAGGATCGACGTTTGGCGATTGATTTATTGACTCGTTTAGGATTGCAGGATCAGATTTATCAGAAAACGGGTCAATTAAGTGGTGGACAACAACAACGAGTTGCGATCGCACGCGCCTTAATCCAATCTCCTAAAATCTTGTTAGCTGATGAACCAATTACAGGTTTAGATGTAATGGCAGCTAGACAAGTAATGGATATTTTATCAAAGCTGCATCAAGAACAAGGTATGACTGTTGTAGTGGTGTTGCACGATTTAGCTTTAGCTGCTGCTTATGCTGAACGTGCGATTATTCTTGATGCTGGTCGGGTAGTATATGACGGAAATTGCGATCGCCTACACGATCAATTTTCCCAAGTGTTAATTCATTAG